Proteins found in one Acanthopagrus latus isolate v.2019 chromosome 3, fAcaLat1.1, whole genome shotgun sequence genomic segment:
- the mindy1 gene encoding ubiquitin carboxyl-terminal hydrolase MINDY-1 isoform X5 — protein sequence MAESCSQPAAAADLLIEQNKDDPSGPAGSVSKELIVTTTTEGPGPMPGSDVRAEGPSTNGAADSPLTAKVFEEEATPTPPDTSSLSSENDTVTAVTTEEESLSILLRHIKTEGGQDRGGEPVTGLWSLMWCAGLDLDLDESSSVATAGGSDDQRESSDSASFSIPSLELSDGNTAAGNSLDVDDGLSSSYSALGVEGGSPSTEVPSLKDEMLEAAGGAVAAAAPPAAPPAAAAAPEAGPSMPAYYLVKWITWKEKKTPIITQSENGPCPLLAIMNTLFLRWKAKLPAQTEVITTEDLMAHLGECVLSVTPREKADGMELNFQQNMSDAMAVLPKLSTGLDVNVRFTGVTDFEYTPECIVFDLLDIPLYHGWLVDPQSPEMVASVGKLSYNQLVEKIIDYKHSADSSRVSEGLVAEQFLESTATQLSYHGLCELNTTAKEGEISVFFRNNHFSTMIKHKGHLYLLVTDQGFLQEEGLVWESLHNVEGDGNFCDSDFRLCHPPQRAPPTAALPPSAQEQQRQIDQDYLVAVSLQQQQGGAPGPLSDLELARQLQQEEYQQQQQLQQQQQPQGSVQAAQQVRGQGSQQGGARRRDKDSDCVIL from the exons ATGGCGGAGTCTTGCTCGCAACCAGCCGCAGCAGCTGACCTGCTGATTGAGCAGAACAAAGATGACCCGTCTGGTCCTGCAGGAAGTGTCTCCAAAGAACTGATCGTAACCACGACAACGGAAGGGCCGGGCCCCATGCCGGGGTCGGACGTCAGAGCCGAGGGCCCGAGCACCAACGGCGCCGCCGACAGTCCTCTTACTGCCAAAGTCTTTGAGGAGGAAGCCACGCCCACGCCGCCGGACACGTCGTCGCTGTCATCTGAAAACGACACGGTGACCGCCgtcaccacagaagaagaatctCTGTCTATTCTGCTGAGACACATCAAGACAGAAGGAGggcaggacagaggaggagagccag tcacaggtctctggtctctgaTGTGGTGTGCAGGTCTAGATCTGGACCTGGACGAGAGCTCCTCTGTGGCGACGGCGGGCGGCTCAGACGACCAGCGCGAGTCCTCAGACTCCGCCTCCTTCTCCATCCCCAGCCTGGAACTGTCAGACGGGAACACGGCCGCAGGAAACTCCCTGGACGTGGACGACGGCCTGTCCTCGTCCTACTCGGCTCTCGGCGTGGAGGGCGGCTCTCCGTCCACAGAGGTCCCGAGTCTGAAGGACGAGATGCTGGAGGCCGCCG GAGGcgctgtagctgctgctgctcctcctgctgctcctcctgctgctgctgctgctccagaggCCGGCCCGTCCATGCCCGCATACTACCTGGTGAAGTGGATCACctggaaggagaagaagacaccCATCATCACTCAGAGTGAAAACGGAccctgccccctgctggccatcaTGAATACACTGTTCCTGCGCTGGAAG GCGAAGCTTCCTGCTCAGACTGAAGTCATCACCACTGAGGACCTGATGGCTCACCTGG gtgagtgtgtgttgtctgtcacACCCAGAGAGAAGGCTGATGGGATGGAGCTCAACTTCCAAcag aacaTGAGTGATGCGATGGCGGTGCTGCCGAAGCTCTCCACAGGTCTGGATGTTAACGTGCGTTTCACTGGCGTGACAGACTTTGAATACACACCTGAGTGTATCGTGTTCGACCTGCTCGACATCCCGCTGTACCACGGCTGGCTGGTCGACCCGCAg aGTCCAGAGATGGTGGCGTCTGTGGGGAAGCTGAGCTACAACCAGCTGGTGGAGAAGATCATCGACTACAAACACTCAGCCGACAGCAGCCGAGTCAGTGAAG GTCTGGTGGCTGAACAGTTCCTGGAGTCGACGGCGACTCAGCTGTCGTATCACGGTCTGTGTGAACTGAACACGACGGCCAAAGAGGGCGAGATCTCCGTGTTCTTCAGAAACAACCACTTCAGTACCATGATCAAACACaag GGTCACCTGTACCTGCTGGTGACGGATCAGGGcttcctgcaggaggagggtCTGGTCTGGGAGTCTCTTCATAACGTCGAGGGCGACGGAAACTTCTGCGACTCGGACTTCAGACTGTGTCATCCTCCTCAGAGAGCTCCGCCCACCGCCGCGCTGCCGCCGAGCGcccaggagcagcagaggcagatcGACCAG gaCTACCTGGTGGCGGtgtccctgcagcagcagcagggcggGGCCCCGGGGCCCCTCAGCGACCTGGAGTTGGCCCGGCAGCTCCAGCAGGAGGagtaccagcagcagcagcagctccagcagcagcagcagccgcagggATCGGTGCAGGCAGCTCAGCAG gtcagaggtcaggggtcacaaCAGGGCGGAGCCAGGAGAAGAGACAAGGACTCAGACTGTGTCATCCTATAg
- the mindy1 gene encoding ubiquitin carboxyl-terminal hydrolase MINDY-1 isoform X2, giving the protein MAESCSQPAAAADLLIEQNKDDPSGPAGSVSKELIVTTTTEGPGPMPGSDVRAEGPSTNGAADSPLTAKVFEEEATPTPPDTSSLSSENDTVTAVTTEEESLSILLRHIKTEGGQDRGGEPGLDLDLDESSSVATAGGSDDQRESSDSASFSIPSLELSDGNTAAGNSLDVDDGLSSSYSALGVEGGSPSTEVPSLKDEMLEAAGGAVAAAAPPAAPPAAAAAPEAGPSMPAYYLVKWITWKEKKTPIITQSENGPCPLLAIMNTLFLRWKVRAGDGQVEVGQVEVRAGDRQVEVRAGDRQVEVRAGDGQVEMRHCQTNTPERLHFVFQAKLPAQTEVITTEDLMAHLGECVLSVTPREKADGMELNFQQNMSDAMAVLPKLSTGLDVNVRFTGVTDFEYTPECIVFDLLDIPLYHGWLVDPQSPEMVASVGKLSYNQLVEKIIDYKHSADSSRVSEGLVAEQFLESTATQLSYHGLCELNTTAKEGEISVFFRNNHFSTMIKHKGHLYLLVTDQGFLQEEGLVWESLHNVEGDGNFCDSDFRLCHPPQRAPPTAALPPSAQEQQRQIDQDYLVAVSLQQQQGGAPGPLSDLELARQLQQEEYQQQQQLQQQQQPQGSVQAAQQVRGQGSQQGGARRRDKDSDCVIL; this is encoded by the exons ATGGCGGAGTCTTGCTCGCAACCAGCCGCAGCAGCTGACCTGCTGATTGAGCAGAACAAAGATGACCCGTCTGGTCCTGCAGGAAGTGTCTCCAAAGAACTGATCGTAACCACGACAACGGAAGGGCCGGGCCCCATGCCGGGGTCGGACGTCAGAGCCGAGGGCCCGAGCACCAACGGCGCCGCCGACAGTCCTCTTACTGCCAAAGTCTTTGAGGAGGAAGCCACGCCCACGCCGCCGGACACGTCGTCGCTGTCATCTGAAAACGACACGGTGACCGCCgtcaccacagaagaagaatctCTGTCTATTCTGCTGAGACACATCAAGACAGAAGGAGggcaggacagaggaggagagccag GTCTAGATCTGGACCTGGACGAGAGCTCCTCTGTGGCGACGGCGGGCGGCTCAGACGACCAGCGCGAGTCCTCAGACTCCGCCTCCTTCTCCATCCCCAGCCTGGAACTGTCAGACGGGAACACGGCCGCAGGAAACTCCCTGGACGTGGACGACGGCCTGTCCTCGTCCTACTCGGCTCTCGGCGTGGAGGGCGGCTCTCCGTCCACAGAGGTCCCGAGTCTGAAGGACGAGATGCTGGAGGCCGCCG GAGGcgctgtagctgctgctgctcctcctgctgctcctcctgctgctgctgctgctccagaggCCGGCCCGTCCATGCCCGCATACTACCTGGTGAAGTGGATCACctggaaggagaagaagacaccCATCATCACTCAGAGTGAAAACGGAccctgccccctgctggccatcaTGAATACACTGTTCCTGCGCTGGAAGGTGAGAGCAGGTGACggacaggtggaggtgggacaggtggaggtgagagcaggtgacagacag gtggaggtgagagcaggtgacagacaggtggaggtgagagcAGGTGACGGACAGGTGGAGATGAGGCACTGTCAGACGAACACACCTGAACGTCTTCACTTTGTATTTCAGGCGAAGCTTCCTGCTCAGACTGAAGTCATCACCACTGAGGACCTGATGGCTCACCTGG gtgagtgtgtgttgtctgtcacACCCAGAGAGAAGGCTGATGGGATGGAGCTCAACTTCCAAcag aacaTGAGTGATGCGATGGCGGTGCTGCCGAAGCTCTCCACAGGTCTGGATGTTAACGTGCGTTTCACTGGCGTGACAGACTTTGAATACACACCTGAGTGTATCGTGTTCGACCTGCTCGACATCCCGCTGTACCACGGCTGGCTGGTCGACCCGCAg aGTCCAGAGATGGTGGCGTCTGTGGGGAAGCTGAGCTACAACCAGCTGGTGGAGAAGATCATCGACTACAAACACTCAGCCGACAGCAGCCGAGTCAGTGAAG GTCTGGTGGCTGAACAGTTCCTGGAGTCGACGGCGACTCAGCTGTCGTATCACGGTCTGTGTGAACTGAACACGACGGCCAAAGAGGGCGAGATCTCCGTGTTCTTCAGAAACAACCACTTCAGTACCATGATCAAACACaag GGTCACCTGTACCTGCTGGTGACGGATCAGGGcttcctgcaggaggagggtCTGGTCTGGGAGTCTCTTCATAACGTCGAGGGCGACGGAAACTTCTGCGACTCGGACTTCAGACTGTGTCATCCTCCTCAGAGAGCTCCGCCCACCGCCGCGCTGCCGCCGAGCGcccaggagcagcagaggcagatcGACCAG gaCTACCTGGTGGCGGtgtccctgcagcagcagcagggcggGGCCCCGGGGCCCCTCAGCGACCTGGAGTTGGCCCGGCAGCTCCAGCAGGAGGagtaccagcagcagcagcagctccagcagcagcagcagccgcagggATCGGTGCAGGCAGCTCAGCAG gtcagaggtcaggggtcacaaCAGGGCGGAGCCAGGAGAAGAGACAAGGACTCAGACTGTGTCATCCTATAg
- the mindy1 gene encoding ubiquitin carboxyl-terminal hydrolase MINDY-1 isoform X1, producing the protein MAESCSQPAAAADLLIEQNKDDPSGPAGSVSKELIVTTTTEGPGPMPGSDVRAEGPSTNGAADSPLTAKVFEEEATPTPPDTSSLSSENDTVTAVTTEEESLSILLRHIKTEGGQDRGGEPVTGLWSLMWCAGLDLDLDESSSVATAGGSDDQRESSDSASFSIPSLELSDGNTAAGNSLDVDDGLSSSYSALGVEGGSPSTEVPSLKDEMLEAAGGAVAAAAPPAAPPAAAAAPEAGPSMPAYYLVKWITWKEKKTPIITQSENGPCPLLAIMNTLFLRWKVRAGDGQVEVGQVEVRAGDRQVEVRAGDRQVEVRAGDGQVEMRHCQTNTPERLHFVFQAKLPAQTEVITTEDLMAHLGECVLSVTPREKADGMELNFQQNMSDAMAVLPKLSTGLDVNVRFTGVTDFEYTPECIVFDLLDIPLYHGWLVDPQSPEMVASVGKLSYNQLVEKIIDYKHSADSSRVSEGLVAEQFLESTATQLSYHGLCELNTTAKEGEISVFFRNNHFSTMIKHKGHLYLLVTDQGFLQEEGLVWESLHNVEGDGNFCDSDFRLCHPPQRAPPTAALPPSAQEQQRQIDQDYLVAVSLQQQQGGAPGPLSDLELARQLQQEEYQQQQQLQQQQQPQGSVQAAQQVRGQGSQQGGARRRDKDSDCVIL; encoded by the exons ATGGCGGAGTCTTGCTCGCAACCAGCCGCAGCAGCTGACCTGCTGATTGAGCAGAACAAAGATGACCCGTCTGGTCCTGCAGGAAGTGTCTCCAAAGAACTGATCGTAACCACGACAACGGAAGGGCCGGGCCCCATGCCGGGGTCGGACGTCAGAGCCGAGGGCCCGAGCACCAACGGCGCCGCCGACAGTCCTCTTACTGCCAAAGTCTTTGAGGAGGAAGCCACGCCCACGCCGCCGGACACGTCGTCGCTGTCATCTGAAAACGACACGGTGACCGCCgtcaccacagaagaagaatctCTGTCTATTCTGCTGAGACACATCAAGACAGAAGGAGggcaggacagaggaggagagccag tcacaggtctctggtctctgaTGTGGTGTGCAGGTCTAGATCTGGACCTGGACGAGAGCTCCTCTGTGGCGACGGCGGGCGGCTCAGACGACCAGCGCGAGTCCTCAGACTCCGCCTCCTTCTCCATCCCCAGCCTGGAACTGTCAGACGGGAACACGGCCGCAGGAAACTCCCTGGACGTGGACGACGGCCTGTCCTCGTCCTACTCGGCTCTCGGCGTGGAGGGCGGCTCTCCGTCCACAGAGGTCCCGAGTCTGAAGGACGAGATGCTGGAGGCCGCCG GAGGcgctgtagctgctgctgctcctcctgctgctcctcctgctgctgctgctgctccagaggCCGGCCCGTCCATGCCCGCATACTACCTGGTGAAGTGGATCACctggaaggagaagaagacaccCATCATCACTCAGAGTGAAAACGGAccctgccccctgctggccatcaTGAATACACTGTTCCTGCGCTGGAAGGTGAGAGCAGGTGACggacaggtggaggtgggacaggtggaggtgagagcaggtgacagacag gtggaggtgagagcaggtgacagacaggtggaggtgagagcAGGTGACGGACAGGTGGAGATGAGGCACTGTCAGACGAACACACCTGAACGTCTTCACTTTGTATTTCAGGCGAAGCTTCCTGCTCAGACTGAAGTCATCACCACTGAGGACCTGATGGCTCACCTGG gtgagtgtgtgttgtctgtcacACCCAGAGAGAAGGCTGATGGGATGGAGCTCAACTTCCAAcag aacaTGAGTGATGCGATGGCGGTGCTGCCGAAGCTCTCCACAGGTCTGGATGTTAACGTGCGTTTCACTGGCGTGACAGACTTTGAATACACACCTGAGTGTATCGTGTTCGACCTGCTCGACATCCCGCTGTACCACGGCTGGCTGGTCGACCCGCAg aGTCCAGAGATGGTGGCGTCTGTGGGGAAGCTGAGCTACAACCAGCTGGTGGAGAAGATCATCGACTACAAACACTCAGCCGACAGCAGCCGAGTCAGTGAAG GTCTGGTGGCTGAACAGTTCCTGGAGTCGACGGCGACTCAGCTGTCGTATCACGGTCTGTGTGAACTGAACACGACGGCCAAAGAGGGCGAGATCTCCGTGTTCTTCAGAAACAACCACTTCAGTACCATGATCAAACACaag GGTCACCTGTACCTGCTGGTGACGGATCAGGGcttcctgcaggaggagggtCTGGTCTGGGAGTCTCTTCATAACGTCGAGGGCGACGGAAACTTCTGCGACTCGGACTTCAGACTGTGTCATCCTCCTCAGAGAGCTCCGCCCACCGCCGCGCTGCCGCCGAGCGcccaggagcagcagaggcagatcGACCAG gaCTACCTGGTGGCGGtgtccctgcagcagcagcagggcggGGCCCCGGGGCCCCTCAGCGACCTGGAGTTGGCCCGGCAGCTCCAGCAGGAGGagtaccagcagcagcagcagctccagcagcagcagcagccgcagggATCGGTGCAGGCAGCTCAGCAG gtcagaggtcaggggtcacaaCAGGGCGGAGCCAGGAGAAGAGACAAGGACTCAGACTGTGTCATCCTATAg
- the mindy1 gene encoding ubiquitin carboxyl-terminal hydrolase MINDY-1 isoform X6 — MAESCSQPAAAADLLIEQNKDDPSGPAGSVSKELIVTTTTEGPGPMPGSDVRAEGPSTNGAADSPLTAKVFEEEATPTPPDTSSLSSENDTVTAVTTEEESLSILLRHIKTEGGQDRGGEPGLDLDLDESSSVATAGGSDDQRESSDSASFSIPSLELSDGNTAAGNSLDVDDGLSSSYSALGVEGGSPSTEVPSLKDEMLEAAGGAVAAAAPPAAPPAAAAAPEAGPSMPAYYLVKWITWKEKKTPIITQSENGPCPLLAIMNTLFLRWKAKLPAQTEVITTEDLMAHLGECVLSVTPREKADGMELNFQQNMSDAMAVLPKLSTGLDVNVRFTGVTDFEYTPECIVFDLLDIPLYHGWLVDPQSPEMVASVGKLSYNQLVEKIIDYKHSADSSRVSEGLVAEQFLESTATQLSYHGLCELNTTAKEGEISVFFRNNHFSTMIKHKGHLYLLVTDQGFLQEEGLVWESLHNVEGDGNFCDSDFRLCHPPQRAPPTAALPPSAQEQQRQIDQDYLVAVSLQQQQGGAPGPLSDLELARQLQQEEYQQQQQLQQQQQPQGSVQAAQQVRGQGSQQGGARRRDKDSDCVIL, encoded by the exons ATGGCGGAGTCTTGCTCGCAACCAGCCGCAGCAGCTGACCTGCTGATTGAGCAGAACAAAGATGACCCGTCTGGTCCTGCAGGAAGTGTCTCCAAAGAACTGATCGTAACCACGACAACGGAAGGGCCGGGCCCCATGCCGGGGTCGGACGTCAGAGCCGAGGGCCCGAGCACCAACGGCGCCGCCGACAGTCCTCTTACTGCCAAAGTCTTTGAGGAGGAAGCCACGCCCACGCCGCCGGACACGTCGTCGCTGTCATCTGAAAACGACACGGTGACCGCCgtcaccacagaagaagaatctCTGTCTATTCTGCTGAGACACATCAAGACAGAAGGAGggcaggacagaggaggagagccag GTCTAGATCTGGACCTGGACGAGAGCTCCTCTGTGGCGACGGCGGGCGGCTCAGACGACCAGCGCGAGTCCTCAGACTCCGCCTCCTTCTCCATCCCCAGCCTGGAACTGTCAGACGGGAACACGGCCGCAGGAAACTCCCTGGACGTGGACGACGGCCTGTCCTCGTCCTACTCGGCTCTCGGCGTGGAGGGCGGCTCTCCGTCCACAGAGGTCCCGAGTCTGAAGGACGAGATGCTGGAGGCCGCCG GAGGcgctgtagctgctgctgctcctcctgctgctcctcctgctgctgctgctgctccagaggCCGGCCCGTCCATGCCCGCATACTACCTGGTGAAGTGGATCACctggaaggagaagaagacaccCATCATCACTCAGAGTGAAAACGGAccctgccccctgctggccatcaTGAATACACTGTTCCTGCGCTGGAAG GCGAAGCTTCCTGCTCAGACTGAAGTCATCACCACTGAGGACCTGATGGCTCACCTGG gtgagtgtgtgttgtctgtcacACCCAGAGAGAAGGCTGATGGGATGGAGCTCAACTTCCAAcag aacaTGAGTGATGCGATGGCGGTGCTGCCGAAGCTCTCCACAGGTCTGGATGTTAACGTGCGTTTCACTGGCGTGACAGACTTTGAATACACACCTGAGTGTATCGTGTTCGACCTGCTCGACATCCCGCTGTACCACGGCTGGCTGGTCGACCCGCAg aGTCCAGAGATGGTGGCGTCTGTGGGGAAGCTGAGCTACAACCAGCTGGTGGAGAAGATCATCGACTACAAACACTCAGCCGACAGCAGCCGAGTCAGTGAAG GTCTGGTGGCTGAACAGTTCCTGGAGTCGACGGCGACTCAGCTGTCGTATCACGGTCTGTGTGAACTGAACACGACGGCCAAAGAGGGCGAGATCTCCGTGTTCTTCAGAAACAACCACTTCAGTACCATGATCAAACACaag GGTCACCTGTACCTGCTGGTGACGGATCAGGGcttcctgcaggaggagggtCTGGTCTGGGAGTCTCTTCATAACGTCGAGGGCGACGGAAACTTCTGCGACTCGGACTTCAGACTGTGTCATCCTCCTCAGAGAGCTCCGCCCACCGCCGCGCTGCCGCCGAGCGcccaggagcagcagaggcagatcGACCAG gaCTACCTGGTGGCGGtgtccctgcagcagcagcagggcggGGCCCCGGGGCCCCTCAGCGACCTGGAGTTGGCCCGGCAGCTCCAGCAGGAGGagtaccagcagcagcagcagctccagcagcagcagcagccgcagggATCGGTGCAGGCAGCTCAGCAG gtcagaggtcaggggtcacaaCAGGGCGGAGCCAGGAGAAGAGACAAGGACTCAGACTGTGTCATCCTATAg
- the mindy1 gene encoding ubiquitin carboxyl-terminal hydrolase MINDY-1 isoform X4 has protein sequence MAESCSQPAAAADLLIEQNKDDPSGPAGSVSKELIVTTTTEGPGPMPGSDVRAEGPSTNGAADSPLTAKVFEEEATPTPPDTSSLSSENDTVTAVTTEEESLSILLRHIKTEGGQDRGGEPVTGLWSLMWCAGLDLDLDESSSVATAGGSDDQRESSDSASFSIPSLELSDGNTAAGNSLDVDDGLSSSYSALGVEGGSPSTEVPSLKDEMLEAAGGAVAAAAPPAAPPAAAAAPEAGPSMPAYYLVKWITWKEKKTPIITQSENGPCPLLAIMNTLFLRWKVRAGDGQVEVRAGDRQVEAKLPAQTEVITTEDLMAHLGECVLSVTPREKADGMELNFQQNMSDAMAVLPKLSTGLDVNVRFTGVTDFEYTPECIVFDLLDIPLYHGWLVDPQSPEMVASVGKLSYNQLVEKIIDYKHSADSSRVSEGLVAEQFLESTATQLSYHGLCELNTTAKEGEISVFFRNNHFSTMIKHKGHLYLLVTDQGFLQEEGLVWESLHNVEGDGNFCDSDFRLCHPPQRAPPTAALPPSAQEQQRQIDQDYLVAVSLQQQQGGAPGPLSDLELARQLQQEEYQQQQQLQQQQQPQGSVQAAQQVRGQGSQQGGARRRDKDSDCVIL, from the exons ATGGCGGAGTCTTGCTCGCAACCAGCCGCAGCAGCTGACCTGCTGATTGAGCAGAACAAAGATGACCCGTCTGGTCCTGCAGGAAGTGTCTCCAAAGAACTGATCGTAACCACGACAACGGAAGGGCCGGGCCCCATGCCGGGGTCGGACGTCAGAGCCGAGGGCCCGAGCACCAACGGCGCCGCCGACAGTCCTCTTACTGCCAAAGTCTTTGAGGAGGAAGCCACGCCCACGCCGCCGGACACGTCGTCGCTGTCATCTGAAAACGACACGGTGACCGCCgtcaccacagaagaagaatctCTGTCTATTCTGCTGAGACACATCAAGACAGAAGGAGggcaggacagaggaggagagccag tcacaggtctctggtctctgaTGTGGTGTGCAGGTCTAGATCTGGACCTGGACGAGAGCTCCTCTGTGGCGACGGCGGGCGGCTCAGACGACCAGCGCGAGTCCTCAGACTCCGCCTCCTTCTCCATCCCCAGCCTGGAACTGTCAGACGGGAACACGGCCGCAGGAAACTCCCTGGACGTGGACGACGGCCTGTCCTCGTCCTACTCGGCTCTCGGCGTGGAGGGCGGCTCTCCGTCCACAGAGGTCCCGAGTCTGAAGGACGAGATGCTGGAGGCCGCCG GAGGcgctgtagctgctgctgctcctcctgctgctcctcctgctgctgctgctgctccagaggCCGGCCCGTCCATGCCCGCATACTACCTGGTGAAGTGGATCACctggaaggagaagaagacaccCATCATCACTCAGAGTGAAAACGGAccctgccccctgctggccatcaTGAATACACTGTTCCTGCGCTGGAAGGTGAGAGCAGGTGACggacaggtggag gtgagagcaggtgacagacaggtggag GCGAAGCTTCCTGCTCAGACTGAAGTCATCACCACTGAGGACCTGATGGCTCACCTGG gtgagtgtgtgttgtctgtcacACCCAGAGAGAAGGCTGATGGGATGGAGCTCAACTTCCAAcag aacaTGAGTGATGCGATGGCGGTGCTGCCGAAGCTCTCCACAGGTCTGGATGTTAACGTGCGTTTCACTGGCGTGACAGACTTTGAATACACACCTGAGTGTATCGTGTTCGACCTGCTCGACATCCCGCTGTACCACGGCTGGCTGGTCGACCCGCAg aGTCCAGAGATGGTGGCGTCTGTGGGGAAGCTGAGCTACAACCAGCTGGTGGAGAAGATCATCGACTACAAACACTCAGCCGACAGCAGCCGAGTCAGTGAAG GTCTGGTGGCTGAACAGTTCCTGGAGTCGACGGCGACTCAGCTGTCGTATCACGGTCTGTGTGAACTGAACACGACGGCCAAAGAGGGCGAGATCTCCGTGTTCTTCAGAAACAACCACTTCAGTACCATGATCAAACACaag GGTCACCTGTACCTGCTGGTGACGGATCAGGGcttcctgcaggaggagggtCTGGTCTGGGAGTCTCTTCATAACGTCGAGGGCGACGGAAACTTCTGCGACTCGGACTTCAGACTGTGTCATCCTCCTCAGAGAGCTCCGCCCACCGCCGCGCTGCCGCCGAGCGcccaggagcagcagaggcagatcGACCAG gaCTACCTGGTGGCGGtgtccctgcagcagcagcagggcggGGCCCCGGGGCCCCTCAGCGACCTGGAGTTGGCCCGGCAGCTCCAGCAGGAGGagtaccagcagcagcagcagctccagcagcagcagcagccgcagggATCGGTGCAGGCAGCTCAGCAG gtcagaggtcaggggtcacaaCAGGGCGGAGCCAGGAGAAGAGACAAGGACTCAGACTGTGTCATCCTATAg